The Gossypium hirsutum isolate 1008001.06 chromosome D06, Gossypium_hirsutum_v2.1, whole genome shotgun sequence genome contains the following window.
attgtcCCTCAATTTTTTCAATCCAAATCTTTGTTTTGCCAACGATGACGAGAATGTCAACCTTTGAACTAGTTGTAGCTTCTTCAATAATATTTCTtgattttacttgtttatttatttcaattcacaatACTATGATTTTTGTCTACACTTTCGTGGTTTTgttttgtcttttattttatctgAAAACAATGGTAATCTTAGTTTTAGCAAGGTTTCCAGTTTTAGATCAGTGGGTGAAAATATGGTATAGCCATCGGTTTCTTGGTCCAACCAGTTCGACTGTCCATATGTttcgattaaataaaaaattaaaaaaattcataaaaataaaaagaaagtaaaagtttGTTGTTCGATCAATTTTTAGCCCAGTTCAATCACGTTGTATCAATTTTCAGATCAATTGATCTAATGGCTTTCTCCAGATCAATACCATAATCGGTTTTCAGTTCCATTAGACAATTCGATCCAATTCAAACaaccataatttttaatttcttgtcGTTATTAATGTAAGAGTGTTActaaatgtattagattaatatttattattttaaaacatacTTTATGAAATTCAAATTggaatattaaaaaagaaaatccaagatgGTATCCTAAAATCAATCAAAAGCCACTGATGAAGGCACCGAAATGAACTGAGTGCACCATTTATAGTGAATTTAATGGTGAGAAGTGAGAACAAGACAGCATAATTAATAGATTTATACAAATTTTcttcaaaacatattaaattgcCTTCTTTAAATCTACACGGTTTTATTTGCGGCTTATTTCGTCCATTTTCTACATTTATCAATTCTATAAAAAGAGGTTATAGACTCAATTtaataaatctataaaattaatatttatatacaaaataaaataaactattaaaatggaaGTGGGTCACAGCCTCCCTCTcccattaatttaatttaacatataaattgcatccaatattatttcaaataattattctACTCCTCTTCttcattataatataatatcataaaattacattttacatAGATGATAAtcaccattttttttatatttttttctttaaagcaaatacttttaaattttaatccattatttttttgttgacatctaatatatatatatatatatataatgttaaccACTAACAGTAACGGGTGGCATGagttaaaatgttataaataaaaagaaaaaaaattgttcaaagGTCTAAAATTTGAGAAGAATTGAAGaaaattattagattttaaaacttggatttggaaaaaaattaattctgAATTAAAATATAGATTAAGTTTGGATTTTAATATTCAAGTTGGGGATTATTTTCaagttcatgattttttttattttattttatatattatataatttatatcatataaaaattaaatatattatactataaaataatataaatattaaaaaagtatgTTAAGTTGTGTGTGTttagatttaataaaatatataaggatagtaatatatataattactaaatattaaataaaataaaatagaaaaaaaatataaattggtTTAAGTAGGTTTGGACTAGTTTTTTTAAAGTAAACATAGACAAAATTTAAGGACCTTATTTTGAATTGAACTAGACTTaaattatatatgatatttactaacatcatgcataattccaaCCGAATTTGACTCGACCAAGTCTATGAACACCTTTAatcgtaattttttaaaatttagtaacatattaaatacaatttattctttagaaaacaaaccaaaaattttgaacttCCTTATTTTTAATCTAAGGTTCATATTCAAATCTTAGAATATATTCCTTTAAAAAGGAacttaaaatacattaatatgaattttttaataaaagttttttttgaaagaaagaaattttaattttaatttaataacaaacAATAAACAATTTTTTGATCACCAATTAAAAACAAGTACGTTTAAACAAATATTAtagtcaattttaaaagtttgaaaaaaagatatggattaataatagaatttgtatataaaaaaagcaattatatattaaaaaatgcaAATATTTGGGTATTTAAAATCATAAGATAAATCCTACTATTCCAAAGCCAATCTTAGAGAACTCCAAAATTTAAAATCCTAAAATGTCACTCCATATTCGACTGCAACagatgaaatttatttttaaaatattcatatattcgtgatatatgtaaattttaattttaagatactGATATAATTATTTCgcattttatattatgttttaattatatttcagTATCATTTGTGTAACTATATCTTGTTCTATAATGTGAATATTGTGGATAATATATCAGGTTTGAACATTAAAGAAAGGGGTAACAGCGAATCTTGAACACCTCAAACACGGACTAAAAAAATGTTCTCAAAGGTTTCATACACAACATAGCCTAACCACAAAAGATTGCATCAAGTCAACAGGTCTTACATCGGCTTCGTTTTATGATTATGATTCCGATGCAAAAACAATGAGCTTGAATCCAACATGTTAAAATGGATGCAGTAGTTTCTTCCCAGAAAGTAATATTATTACACCAGGGAGCTGACAATTATTTAACATGGGATTCAATGATATGTTGATATAAACAATACTTACAGAGCATAAAACATCACCGCAGAACATTCTTAGATATTTCGAGGACACTGCTCCCCTTATAAGCAGTCAGAAGATTAGTTCCTGCAATAAAACAACGAAAGATGTGATCAGCGATTCATGTTTACGACAGAACATTTGAAGAACTTTTAGTCTTTTCAACAACAACCTGAAAAATAAGTTAGTATCGTTTCAGGTCATTCCTCGTTTGCCTTTGGTGGCGTTCCACAGGTTCAGTAAAAATTCAACACCCTCTTGCAGGCTTGCCCTTCTTCCTTCTCCATAGTTCCACAATTCAGAAGTTGCGTACCGTCCACTTGGATTGTAttcgtttatttcatttataaCGGAAGTGACCGACTTATACACTTCATTGCCCATCTCATCCTTCAAATCTTTCAGCTTTTCATCTTCATTATCAATCACTTCCTGAACCAGCATTATCAAACTTTGAGCACACCATTTCGTACAGACAGAAAATAAACTGAACAAGGAACAAGCAAGATGAGTTTCACAAGAAAACACCTAACAATACAGTCCGGAAAGGTTTTATGAttatgaaagtttttatgttAGGCAGGCTTCTGCCGCAATCTAATTCATTTTTCTACAACAGAGGAAGAGTTATATTTGCTCCGACTCTTAGTATTTCTTAAAGCACCCTATCTAACACCTATGTCTGAAGCATATTGAGACACGGGTACAGAGAAATAACCCTAAAAGAATCCTCCAACTACAtaggaaaacatagaaaattttgaaaatactgATGTCAGACACATATCCATAGACACTCTTGAGTCCGAGTAACATAAGAAGAGAACAACAGAACTTCAGAGCTACCATGAAGTAATAGGACTCTGGCAATTGTATCCCTAGTCATGTTCAGTTCTATAAAGGATCCATACCTAGGATCAAAGCAGTAGGACATATATACATGACATCTACGTTGTACCAGTGGTAAAGTTGAGAAAGGGAAAGGGGTGAATTTGCAACACAAATTTAATGGGAGCCAAGACCTAAAGACCTGATATTCTTCTCCCTCGAGTTTAATTCGTTTAAAAGGATGCCAGTTTGGATCCTTCAGATATTCCTCCCACAATGAGCACAGTTCCACAGCTCTCTCCTCGGCTAGTTCCTCATTATACCTTCTCTTCATTGCTTCAAGGAACGGTTTATTGTCAAGTTCTCCCATTCTCTTGACACCGATATTTGCACAACTTGATATTTCTTTCAATCCCTACAAAGTGAATGGATTAGTACTTCCTGACTAGCAAGAGTGACGAGCCATAAAAGGGTGAAGCAGAATTTTAAGAAATATATGATAAGCACTACAAAACAGTAGTAAAGTAACCACATATGAAAATCTTCTTAAGCCTTAGGAGCTTGTAATGAGGTCAAATAGCTGTACATGAAACTCAAGGAATAATCTTAATCGGCCCTGACTGACGTTTCATTTCATAAAAGGCAGGGAATCAGAACTTTCATATTCCAGGAAAAAACCATTTATACGATTAAAAACCTGTGCTTCATCCTCTTTCTGTTGTATCCTTTAGTTTTTAGGAAAAGCATTCAAATAGAATGAAAAAGCGAAACACCAAGAGAAAATAGTAAACCTCTGCATTACTTTCCATTGGACATCAATTTCTTAGGCTTAATTCTGTTTTTCACAATACCATCAAATAATTCATGATTAAGCAAGCTTATCATATAATGCAACACAAATCATAGTTCCAATATCCTACATCtgaaaaatatattgttttaagATCTTAGAAGACTTTCAAATGTTCATGCAGTAAAGTTCAAGTTTCTCAGCGCAAgcattttaaaaggaaaaaagaaaaagaactcaCATTAATCAATTCTTTGCGAGCTTCCTGCAGCTCATTGTTGCTCTTACGTTCACTTACAATAAGAGTTTGGTTCAATGCTTCTAAATCTTCAAGCTCTCTCTCCTTTTCTCTCAACTCCTTAAAACTTGCCTCTATGATTGTCAGAACTATGTCATCATCTTCGTCTCCCAGTTCTCTAATTACATTCATTGAGCCTCTCAGTTGCTCAATTTCCAGTTCTAATGCTTGCTTTTGATCTAATTGTTTCTCCAGTTGAATTATCCTATTGTGAAGTTCCTCCTTCTGCCTCTGGAAAATTGATGGTCTAGTCATGTCATCAATTCTCAGCATTCTAAAACCGACAAGGAAGTAGCGaggtattaaaataaaaaaagggctCGAATGACAAACAAACAAACCTTCTGATCTTCAGCCAATTGCATTAAATTTTCATCAGCCCTTTTTTGCTCCAAAGCAGCCAACCGTAATGCACTATTTTGAACAACATTCTGGAAGAAGAAATATGTTAGCATCTATATTTTCCAGTCCTGAGCATGCAATTAAAGTGGTCATATGAACTAACTACGAGACGAAAGTTTCACCAAAAACAATTTCACATAAAACTTAGAAGGTGAACACACAAAAGTGCAAATGAAGAATGAAGCATGGTACCTCTTCAAGCTCCTCAGCCAACTTTTTTCTTTCTCCTTCAATCAGTGCCTCTCGCTTTTCAAGTTCAACTTCGCGCAATTCCAGATCTTTTCTATGAGATTCTAGTTGTGACTTCACTTTTTCATGGTCACTAAAAACCTTCTGGTAGTGTAGCCTAGCACTTTGTTGAGTCTTATTAATCTCTGTGAACAGAGGCAAAATAAGTTGAACCTTTGAGACAACAGTGGTACCAGGGAGCACTTCTAAATATAAAAGTTAATGCTCGACAGtattgtacaaaaatagtaatGACATGTACAAGACCTGATGCAAGCTACCATCTGCGAATGAAATTGAACGGTCAAAAACAGAATAAAACCAAGGATCATGgatgcatataatgtatatatttttattaataaaagtaGTTTCATGATAAAACTTAAACTGCAAGACAATAGCTAAAACACACCTTTGTTATATGCTTGAAGAAGGTTATCTTTTTCTTCCATTAAAACCTTGAGTGACTCGGAAGTTACGGAACACATTGCTTCCATCTCTTTTAGGTgtttgtttttagtctcgaggaTATTTGTCAAATATGATACAAGTCTATCTTGTTTCCTAGCTTCTTCCTCCATGAGCTTGGAAATGGTCTTAATGTCACTAGTCTTGCGTAAATGTTCTCCAATAATACTGCTTGACTTGTGGTCATCAGCACGGGCAATCCAAGCATAAAGACCATACTTAACATCATTATTGGCACCCCAGTCCTTTTTCCCACGATGGTCTGCCTCATAAGCATTCTCAAATGACAAGGCATTGTGTAGCCCTGACCAGTCTTTACGGAATTCCACGACAGCAATTCCTGAATGATCACAGTTATTCCAAAGTGGGCGAACTCTTATGGGGTTGAACCCTCTCCTGATCAATTCATCCCTCAACTTGGATCCACTTTCCCCTACAGTTCGTCCATCCTCTGACTTTCGAGTAGGAATATTAACCACAATTCCGGTCCATGGCCAAACAATTTTCTCATCATGGTCACAACCACTAAGAGGATCCTCTTGAGCTGCAGGTTTCAATGAACTAACCAAAGGCACAAGACCCTTTTCCAAATACTTAGCCAAAGCCAGGTGATTGGCTTTCATTATTGGTGTTCTTCTTGCAGAACTACTATTTCCCACACCAGAAGCATGCTGGACGAGGTCTAAATATCGGTAAATTTTCTTCTCGGGACAATAGGGGCACGTATAAGTTTCATCTGAAGCTTTGACAATGTGCTTCCCATTCTCATCATGGTCACAACCACTAAGAGGATCCTCTTGAGTCACAGGTTTCAATGAACTAACCAAAGGCGCAAGATCCTTTTCCAAATACTTTGACAAAGCCAAGTGATTGGCTTTCACTATTGGTGTTCTTCTTGCAGAACTACTATTTGCCACAGCAGAAGCATGCTGGACAAGATCCATGTATCGGTAATTTGGCTttttgatacggggttgcgcgcggaccaagatcgagttgccaagtcacgagaaactcctacgaaaaccctaaacaattagatctgaaacgaaacagaaaattaaaagattagatttttgaattttcagatctgaaataaaatccccaaatcagcaaagaatcaaattgagaatagaaataagtgttagggttcttgaaaccctcaaggagattgtgattctgcccaattgaacaccaagatagttttccccaaattttgacaatctaatttcacccaaaaagagtatggaaaaaccctagaaattggggatttttgggctgattccttaagatagaaaaaggctgaaaacacaataagaacagaaaatagattagataatgattcagcacaagtagaaataaagaaagaattgacagtaagaaattaaaagataagtcctaagaagccttgaaatctcgaaagatctcacaactcccttcaaacggctctaatctcccctccaaagaatatcaatggcaagaagaaggttgaagatggctcccacaatcaaaaagattgttaaaacaacttctaaagaaaactcaagagaaaatccttaaagaactcaaagagaattttcactcaaatcaaatctgaaattttcaatgtaattgtaatgtaatgtagggtggctggccaagccatataaataggcctttcaaatgttttcctaatttaattagaacactaaaactaaaactaaaaaaaaactcctaattattttaatatggaaattcggccaagggtcttttatttgggactcttggataaacatttaaactaagtaaaataaataaataaataaaaataaaactttacaacttgggccactttgacaatttggcctgattttcaactaagtatgggtggatttcttgattgggcttggaatcttcttattgggccttgccctcaagaatttgggcttttgtgactcgtatcattccccccttcctcaaaaagattcgtcctcgaatctgaaaaatcaaatgaactcgactttcctctatcgaacgggactaatggcaattgagtccactgaaaagaatagccatgagatagtaaatagcaacggaaacaagcttgtagtccaatcataagcataacagaacaggtataacgcatgtgaatggacagattcagattaccatgcaaacaatctaatttactcaccactgcctcgtcaaatatttgaaacaaagatggacatgttttaaggcattcagtcgtctcacattgttcccacaaaccatgaataaattgcgagtaataaatcaaatggtaaacataatcgtcacaagtaggtatttgaaaagatttacatggttcacagagttgcataatcataccatgcattaatcgacggtctatagattcactcacacatgcattatcaaaaacaagaatcttttatcaaccatcaaaacagatagatcatcaataaataaaataggacagtcaagcacgtttcgatctaagtgttcatcaacacgatctttatcactatccgaggagtacaaaagtgtttcaaaggtttcaagcatcttacctcgataagcaaaagaataagggtcgattttacctttttcatttaaaacaaaccttcgttcatcgggggcatagtgtagtcgaatctccgttgttgagttaacctttgtcaaatggaactcaaacttcatgtacaaccacataaactgtttaaggcaagaatataaattgaaaacaaatttggcaaatttcgttaccttattctccaaaacagatttggacaaattcaaggattttacacaaggtaaatcaagagaataacaaatcacgcttcttttcgtaatgactttatcaaccacaatcgaagagtaacaattaatcggatcaaaatgatgggatcttttaagaactaagtcaccaaaagttttatcaataattttcaaatctgcactggactcggtttctaaaatttccttacctcgcttaccttcgggatcatgtagtgtgatttcatctttgcttaagttgatcgtatgaaagcgtctttcatttgagaggtattgaagttgaaagttatctttcgatctttcgggaacctgaaaagtagcaacacaagaaaaattcatatcttggttagtggaaacattcctcactagcctttcctcgtcttattcttttgtttctttttctaactcattttctcttctttcttcaacttctttttcaattttcttttctgtttcacattccttttcactctcaatctctttttgctctttttcattctctttttctttttcctcacttgttttaacagaatttctcagtttgatttggtcctcatggacttgttccggagtgagcggcactaaggtaagtttctttccttgatgcttgaaagaatacctattggtacgaccatcgtgagtgacttttcgatccagttgccatggttctcctagcaacaaatggcaggcttgaataggcattacgtcgcacacaacttcgtcttgatacttaccgatagaaaaggcaatgcgcacttgttgagtgaccctaaattggccttcgttgctaagccttgtagttgataaggttgtggatgcttggtagtggttaagcaaagcttttccaccatcgtcgtgctggctatgttcgagcaactttcaccatcaataataactctacaaagcttaccttgtacatggcagcgagtatgaaagagatgttctcgttgctgctcgctccttggttttgccaaagatgattgtccacgatcatgaaaatcatcatccattctagtgacacgtcgagggccgcgcctttggggttggttatccctatcttccttaattggatctcgatattgatgtttttgattcactcgtacctcattcaaagtagtattcaatgcttgaagtgtagcatttatttgtgtgattgcagcagtatgtccatctaactgttgttggactttcataagtgcatcattattatcacctttagacatcttcaaaacctgtaaaaaataaacactcaacactcaaaaataaacactcaacactcaaaaataaaagttagcaaacctcaccattaatcactcaaaaagaaaattcaaattctcaatgaggtcgaattcaatcttgtgagttctttatcagagtttatatcaaccaattagagagtgtgaaccaaactaccaaagaatcctaatttgcactaggatgccaaaaactgacgagacaccaattgattcgtgttgcaccgaggaagaagttgtgcacacgtttaaatcctactaacacaagaaacaagaaggtgttagataacgtaaaggaagaataaaggtaaacaaatgaaaacctacagctaagaatcaataaaaattgctgaaaacagaaacccgaaaaactgcggagtaacttgacaacttcgttcgaggtgttcccgatctccaaaaatcacgaaattaaatctggagtgtccttatatatttaatttttgatctggaaaatttgggcaccaaattcaacccgctgaatatttttttaattttttattagatttcgtcttttttcaattt
Protein-coding sequences here:
- the LOC107900468 gene encoding protein INVOLVED IN DE NOVO 2, giving the protein MGKYEDRCYETLKKGRCIVKVSDKTYICPYCPPKKKQYYRYEDLLQHASGVGDSSSAKRRPIVKASHRALAKYLKKNHVPVVSSSKLSAQEDTPSGHDDDEKIVWPWTGIVVNIPIQKSENGQSLGKSGSKLKDELIRKGFNPITVHPLRNYHGHSGTAVVEFQKDWQGLHHALSFENAYKADHHGKKDWSADTEVKYGLYAWVARADDYKSSSIIGEHLRQTRDLKTIPKLMEEEARKQDRLVSYLTNITGNKNKIDLYTAVQKCPCFNVSLPMDISSIDGSNITESEMGMYVDRSYEKLKNGKYIVKVSGETYSCPFCPQKKKPNYRYMDLVQHASAVANSSSARRTPIVKANHLALSKYLEKDLAPLVSSLKPVTQEDPLSGCDHDENGKHIVKASDETYTCPYCPEKKIYRYLDLVQHASGVGNSSSARRTPIMKANHLALAKYLEKGLVPLVSSLKPAAQEDPLSGCDHDEKIVWPWTGIVVNIPTRKSEDGRTVGESGSKLRDELIRRGFNPIRVRPLWNNCDHSGIAVVEFRKDWSGLHNALSFENAYEADHRGKKDWGANNDVKYGLYAWIARADDHKSSSIIGEHLRKTSDIKTISKLMEEEARKQDRLVSYLTNILETKNKHLKEMEAMCSVTSESLKVLMEEKDNLLQAYNKEINKTQQSARLHYQKVFSDHEKVKSQLESHRKDLELREVELEKREALIEGERKKLAEELEENVVQNSALRLAALEQKRADENLMQLAEDQKRQKEELHNRIIQLEKQLDQKQALELEIEQLRGSMNVIRELGDEDDDIVLTIIEASFKELREKERELEDLEALNQTLIVSERKSNNELQEARKELINGLKEISSCANIGVKRMGELDNKPFLEAMKRRYNEELAEERAVELCSLWEEYLKDPNWHPFKRIKLEGEEYQEVIDNEDEKLKDLKDEMGNEVYKSVTSVINEINEYNPSGRYATSELWNYGEGRRASLQEGVEFLLNLWNATKGKRGMT